GCCACAAGGATGTATGTATTTCTGTACAaaaatggaaatggacccatgaagtccattccccagacgTCGAAAATTTTGCAAACGATTACTGGGACTTGCTGGCATCTCTCACAGTTTTTGGCAAAATTCAAAAGAGTCCTTGTGTAATGTAGGCCCataaaatccactgtctaggacttttcACGCAGTCTTCCTTtgtccaaaatgacctccacacgccaatgcatggcaatgattaagcacgtccctctgttcccattcgGGGATATATCTCCTGATcgcctggtcagctcccatcctcCATAAATAAGGatcatcccagaaataatacttcgcctcgcttttaagcttcatcttctgggcccgggaaatttcttgtgaactgAGCACCTCTcttgtgaccaagtaattttccaggtctgcgaaccatggttcaACGTTCAGCTGACACTTCCCTttctcagcatctcctggacctgttattGCCATTATTTCCACCCagctgataggtctaggagattcTTCCATTTAGTATAAATGTTCTTCTGGAAACGCGTCTGGTATAGCTTCTTCCGTCTCTCCCTGGAAAATCCGACTCAAATGGTCACCCATTTTGTTTtctgtcccctttttgtctctgacttcccaatcaaattcctgcaaaagtaacacccaacggattaacctcggctttgattctttcttcgccagcaagtacttgatagctgcgtggtcggtaaaaacaatcactctcgaccccagtaagtatggtcgaaatttttcaaatgaatacACAACGGCTAACATTTCCTTTTctgtggtgtcatagtttttctgggcctagttgagtgtcttcgaggcatagaagatcacgtaactttttccatcgATTCTTTAACCTAGTACCGCACGCACTGTGAAATCGCtcgcatcacacattattttgAACGGCTGACTCCAGTTGGGTGCTCTGATGATAGGGGCATATACTAGTTTATCCTTTTATAGTTGAAAGGCTTTCTTACACTCTTCATCGAAGActaaatcaacatcattatgcaatAGATGGGTGAGCGGCTAAGCAATTTTcgcgaaatcctttatgaatcttctgtaaaaccctgcatgccctaggaatcctctaacttctttctgattcgtagggtaaggcaattttgaaatcacatcgacctttgctTGGTCTACCTATATGCCCTTCTCCGAGACAACATGCCCCAAGACGATTCCCTCGGTtaccatgaagtgacacttttcgaagttaaggaccaaattcttTTCCTGGCATCTCTTCAATACTACGTCTAGGCTAGCTAAACAGGActcgaaagagttcccatatacggtgaaatcatccatgaaaatctcgatacaatcccccagtagatccgagaagatgctcatcatgcagcgttgaaaagtgtctggcgcattgcacagcccAAACGATATCCTTCTATAAGTGTACGTGCCGAAGGGACACGTAAACATAGTCTTTTCTTGgtcttcgggatctacatagatctggaagtaccCACTGTATCCATctaggaaacaaaaaaaaaatttcctgccagcctctctagcatctgatcaatgaagggtagGCGAAAATGATCATtcctggttgcttcattcagttttctgtaatcgatgcacatcctccacccagtgacaagtcgagtgggcaccaattcattcttgtcattcttaactacctgaattcttgattttttaggcaccatgtgaaccggactaacccattcactgtctggtgtGGAGTAAATGATGCCTAGagaaagcagcttcaaaacttctTTCAGAACTTCTTCCATCATGTTCGGATTTAGCTTACGTTGTGGATCTCTACAGGCCTTAGCTCCTTCTTCCAACCTGATATGATGCATGCAAAGATCCGGACTGATccctactaggtctgagagagtccatcctaatGCCTTTTTATTCCTTCTTATTACCTCAAGTAGGTCTCTTTCTTGTTCCttggtcaagttgctgttgacgaTGACCGGGAAAGTCTCATTTTATTCTAGATAGGCATACTTAAGGCCTAGTGGGAGagttttcagttccttcttgggggtacttggttcctggggcaagggattctTTTTTGTAGCATCTGTTGTCATTCCCTTCCCAGACCCGGAGGAACTTTCAGTACTAGCCACGTGGGTTGATTCCCTAGACCTGGCTGACTTTGGATCTTTACAGAATTCTGATATAGCTTcagctagctcttcatctgataaTTCCTTCGTGTGCATCGCCTCACACCAACCAGCTACCTCACTGTCAATAGAGTGGCTTAACTTTGAATTATCAATCTGCTCCTGCATCAATttggtctcaagatattcctggactagggggttaataacatctatagcatgcaaattctcTACATctagaggtttcttcattgcttcatctatgctaaatgtatatttttccccataATAATCCAGGCATATTGTCCCATCAAAAACATCGATgatggtcttagcggtacgcagaAAAGGTTTTCCTAAGAGCacgccgctagactcagcagattcattatcacgcattctaataacatggaaatcggccggatatagaaaatcatgcactttgactataacattttctaaaactccctcgggacaaatgcacgacctatccgccaattggatcaccacttttgtatccaccatccctactcctaccaactttttgtatatggaaagtggtaaaatatttatcgatgcccctaaatcacacatagcatgctcaattctgacatcaccaatggaaatgagtaaggtgaacatacctgggtcagtgcgtttcgaaggcatcctgcatttctgaattactgctgacacgttctctccaatcaggatcttcccactgggtctagtctttccagctatgaattccttgatgaatttgcttAAGACGGGTAGCTTCAAAGCTTGTAAGAACGACAGGTTTATCTCTAACTTCCCAAAGatgtccatgaaatccaccggctcatccttcttcttcttagactctcctcggtgcggaagtggtttcaattgtttccctGGACTTGTAGGTCCTCCAGCTGGAAGCTCGCCTGTTTTCTCCTTTGCTAATTCATTCTCTGCTTccggctctgggtctaggaaaaatggttcagcttcACTAGGTAGCGGTTTCTCCAGATCACCTTTCCGAAGGTCATCTCTTCTTACGACACTGCCCCCCTTCGAGTTTCCAAGTTCGGGAGCTGAGTTCTTCACTTTTCCGCCATCCGCGGGCGGTGTCTCTTCATTCTTTCTCATCACTGGACCTTCATAGCCTCGCCCAGATCTTAaggtgatttgactgatgttagctctgtctggtggccttactgaggcaggaatccttccttcgttccctcgcatctcgctcaaggaagtcGCGATCTGGGATAATTGTTTAGCCAACatgtccattgctgccttctaCTCTAACTGAGtgtcttgaagcttatgcaccacgtcattgttagattgcaagttgttctgcatatgttGTTGCGAACTGACTAGatcatgcaccatatcatcaaTATTCTTTGGTGGCTTAGAATTGGGTTGGCTGGGACTCGGTCCAGAACCCTGGTTCTGGCGAAAGTTCCCCTGACCTCCTGAACTGTTGgtgtactgatttcctggcccttggttTTCTTGGTAAGTGGTTTGGGTATTCTGATAATTTCCGGGGTAGTTCCTTAGTTGTggcggtacataagagttcccctggtggttttgattcctgtttccccaattagagtgatctccctggttccgaTTGTTCCAAttgttctgcccctcctgaCTTCTCCCAGACCACTTAGTCTGCCTTTCTGGTTGATGCGTCAAATGGGCCTTCTGTTGTGGAGGTGGCTGGTTCGGatcgttgtcagaccatctgAAATTGGGATGGcttctccatggtgcatccctctgtctccctggattccaacttccatctaggttccaactccccatcgcattaacttgggcctggtaatctcctTCTTGAGGACCATAATATTGCTGGGGTGAAATTTCTCCTGGACCTGGaggcttttcttttttcttgtgaGGCTGGTGGATTAGTCTTCTCGATTGTATTCaagagtgctttctcaagccgaTCTATTCTCGCCTCGACCCTCTCGTCATCCTGCTCTTTCAGCACATTTGCTGACCCCCTCCTCATAACATTCCTCGGTCTGTCGTACGCCTTTTTGGCCTCTATCAACTTTCCCAAGATCTTTCTCGTttcacttccctttttctttgtgaaatttcccccgtTCGAgaattcatcaaatcctttgactcagggtttgctccttcatagaacagatagtaaatctctgcctcgatcattctatGATTTGGGCAGGCATCTAACAATCCTTTAAAccgcgaccaatactgactaagagactcatcatactcctgcttacactccacgATTTCTTTCTTGAGAGCGTTGGTcttgtttgaagggaaaaagtaatctagaaactccaacttgaaatccctccatgttcAGATGGAATCCGGAGGTAGCCTCAGTAGCCATGTGTTAGCCTCTCCCTTCAGGGCGAAcggaattgcacgtaggcggTAATCTTCCTCTGTCGCATCATTGGGCCTTTTCTGATTACTGCAcaacttgctaaactcatttaggaactcgtatggacactcgttcctacgTCCAGAGAACGTCGGTAAAATGCCTAACACATTTGTCTTAATATCGATGGCCCTCTGACGCGGATTCATAACTATAGCCTGagctggctcaccatctagatgggcagtgagtGAACTGATCTCCGGATCTGGATTGACTACGTGTGCCATGTCTCTGATCTCTGCCTCCTCTGTATCTGTTTCTGAAGTTGACTTTGGATCCTCCtttcctgacgaactccaatcGTCGTCACTCtctgaaccaaacggaaatAGATCTCTCGTAGATAATCCTGATCtagtggtgaccgtagatgctgtgtcCCTGACCTTCCATGTAAACTGATTGTTCccccacccagatgagttaccccagtgtccaaaccgtgagcctctgctcataaactgcaaataaagagaaagaaaaacaaatcaaaactatatacgccaaaacctctaaacacaatcataaaCTAAGCCATCCATCCCCGACAACAGCGCCATTTGAAGTTGCTAAAAGAATACCGTGTGTGCTTTTATGCTAGGTCGAGCTTCTCAAACCAGagatccgctagatcacaaggtctaggaactctgaGGATCCCATAagtctcagtcgttggacacacaaattctgcattcaaaaccctcaacccgctatactatgaattagtacagagaaaaagggatcgatcccacgaagattcTGAAAAagtgaatggctgctgccacgctaatttgggttgaggtgtaACTATTACCAGACATCGAACATCCTTGTAACAACGAGATATCAAACTAACTTCCTAGACCGagcaaacgactacctaatatagctagacagaatgcgagtaaacagtggggaccatttttcAGAAACAacaagtacggaagaaaagctgcaaataacaaactaagaaTTTAACTAAAAACGACATTCATTTCATTACCTAAATCAAACgtgaacatgaagaaaacagagtacatatccagattcaaacagaatagtAAAGTTCGGACGTCGAAAACTTGCAATTAgtcggaaataaaacagatctacatatactagacagaatgaaacgaaaacacgaaaactaggcatcaaacttcaactactctgtttcagatccacaGTCGGATGCTCAATctactccggatccaagcaatctgaacccaactacaaccaaaatcaactcaaTAAACTCCAATTCAGCAAATCTATTCTGATCAACAACAATCCTCAACGAttctactccaattcaacaAGCAAACGTGAAAAGCATCCAATCGAGTAAATAACTACAAACTCAGAAATAAAACATCATCCATACTCAAATTAAACATCACCATATCAGAAAACAGAAATTGCATTAATCACGATAAACCAACAGAAAAACAAAGctgagcttcgaacagcgaagctcagTGAAATTCATGACTGCAAAATAAAACGAAGGCGaataattgtatcttcgccctccgtgaggacggtgttacccaacaaCAAACAGAAATTGAAAGCGAACCCAGAAATCCCCTATAAGTTCCCGGACATCCCCCCAAGTGTGTAGAAATAAATGAGCAAAGAGAGCCAAAAACCAGCCAACCAAAAAAGTCCTCAGTGAATTGCATGCCctctcccttatataggtgcgggtttgatcttctagaagccttcgcagaaatctccattctgccctttgGCTTCGTGATCTCCTCCGTTTAGTCATTttctccacaatgctcacttttaTCGTCATTTCCCTTCGCCATGCAAACATCCTTCtttcttcctggacctggcgaaaccttctacacacctaacttaaaacatgtgttagacccgcaaatgcatgaatttaaccccttaatcaatgcatgaagCTTTATCAATACTCCAATTGTATCAAACGAATGTGTAGTTATTCTGAAATATATTCATAGAGTATCAAATGTGTTGATATAAACTTATTTTCCCTAAATAATGGATTCTATTCAAATTTATATTCTGACTTTAGCATTTCTATTATAGGCTATCAAACTAGCCCttagacaatttttttttttttttacaatttactatttttttatatacgtATAATTAGCTATATATACATGCAAATGATATGCTACAAATCGTATGTGAGCACTAGTCTCATTTAATGCATAGTTACAATCATTGGTTTCATTTTATACATTTAGTTCGAATCTTATACATTAAAAATTGTTAttgatggtgctgatgatggTTCAATGGTTGTCTTAATTTTGCAGATTCTTTTGAAGGAAGGGTTTCCTTATATGCTTAATCTCAAGGAGTTGTATGTTGTAGTTCGGGGTAAGTATGCACACCACTGTCTTGTGCTTGTAACATCTATAATATCGACATGTCCTCATCTTCAGAAGTTCACGTTTGAGATTGGTATATTGTTATATAAATTCAATGTTTGGTGAAATTATATTTTcctcatattataatattttacaTACATGGATATGTATGCAGTTTTTTAGCAAAGATAAAGATGCAACACCCAATGATGGAAGATGTCCACACCAACGTCTCAAAATGTTAAAATTTCAAGGATCACGTGCAACCGATATCATCAAGTGGATGACCTATATTTCAAATTGTTGCGATGCATATCAAAAGATAAATACTTGTTCTCCaaataagagtaagagtgagATACAAGCTCATATTGATCATATGCAACAACTTCAAGCTCATTTATCTCATCAAGTTGAATTCGAATTTACATAATATTGATGCACTTTCTTCGACAATTtaatgtgattttttaatgTGAGTTCAACTTTGTTGTCCTTTGATTATAGACACAACACAACGGTAAAGTATTTATTAGTGTATGGTAGTTATGCATTTATTAGTAATTGGTTTGATGAGATCGTTTATTGGAGATGTGATTATCGCAACAAAGATTGTTCCCGCCTACATCACTTTTCCATGAATTGAAGTATCATAATTACTCCAGTAAAATGCGtggagaaggaaaaaaaatagaacatAGTAAAACAAAGGGGTTAGTTCTTTATAATATCATCAAGATAGACCACTTCGTTGTCTCGCAATTTCTAAAATTTGATCAACAATccacaaaatttcaaaaatcatCAACAGTCCTATCGAAGTATGcaatgttttttttcttctttcttatgTACTGCACATGTCGGCAAAAGtaaaagttttattttatttcattgaaATTAATTTTCCTTTTCTGATTTCAATGCTAAAATTTCTTATTTGGTTTTTGATAGGATTATTTGGCCTACAAAGTCCAACTATTTAAGCCGTGTTTATATACACTATATAATGATTGGTGACCTATTTAGCATTTTCAGGTTGTATTACTTTCACATGTCCAGAAAATTCGTCAatcttataaaatttattccatttcactttttatcattttagatAATAgatttcacatttcactaatacattttcactcacttttttttattataaaattaatttttaaaagtagaaccacgttccactaactttttcaacccactttccatcacatttcttaaaacctgtgcccgATCAAAATGTGACAACATTTaagagacggatggagtagtatattttattatacgTAAGGATACCAATTCAATCTGAAACTTGTGGTTCAACACGAATAGTTTGATAAAATTAGCCGGTTAGAGCTATAATTTTGTAACGCGAATACAAAAATAGATTAAATGGTTTAGCCCATTAAGTTAGTGGATTAAATGGGTTGGCTCAGCCAGCTTGCGAATTGTCCCGATTGGTTACAGtttctaattaaaaaatatacttgCCACAAGTTTATCTGGCGTGGGTTTGAAAAAATGTAcaaatagaaagtgggttgaaaaagttagt
This DNA window, taken from Salvia splendens isolate huo1 chromosome 18, SspV2, whole genome shotgun sequence, encodes the following:
- the LOC121776814 gene encoding ubiquitin-60S ribosomal protein L40-like; translation: MSLISASSVSVSEVDFGSSFPDELQSSSLSEPNGNRSLVDNPDLVVTVDAVSLTFHILLKEGFPYMLNLKELYVVVRGIPRDQKQLIFAEKQLEDGLTIADYNIQKEPTLHLVLRLRGGIIEPSLMALPRIYIK